A genomic window from Flavobacterium sp. I3-2 includes:
- a CDS encoding tetratricopeptide repeat protein codes for MKMISNLQNGISKDFLIIYSQINLLRPKIDSNYSVIQKAEDLSKKENHSEAIQIFQNLIIQNKLEEVHHEAYGWIIYRYLKSDINQLNSVQVRTFLRDYMNLKNERPSMLHSMILNFALNFSKSNTDFKFFNFFKLWDPSNLRPEDLKDGDKDGNKIPSLISRICREFINSKAEIDLNFLFDSIKLDNNKILDFFREPYFWKLMNLNKENRFNQLWSLFNEYITKYASYDSSKWHSEILNLAERFMKENEEWRFFEFFKQWNPEKLRDEDWKETKKEEFTYKPLAIKALKKSFECIKKQNNEQNLNWIIPAYHKAIKLFPDDEWILREKALIHIKSKQFEEAISIYKKLVLELANSYYIWSELAKCVENDNKLKIGLLAKAASLEKNEDFLGEIRLQLAKLFVYENLPENAIVELNTYKTSREKNGKSVKEEYFSLINSIAVIETNLTNNFKIYASYIPIAEDFTYADFEWYEVVLVDQWKNDKGKDKMLFINGDKIEFVLSKSRFNILKNANLGQVFNFKLHQQIIKKEVENTYSWQPKKIIEEVKYIPLVIKSSSKHSYEILEDTFAYVEYINKEKQIVHAITYDNVEIFFPQSNDNFQIGDFITAKRFNKIIKGEKRSELREIKKIEKSLAINHFNKSIALVDGVNNEKQLFHFIVDRNTEGIIKFDATPLRPNEGDFIEIIYSKKKDKSNKFRLNVLDIKNSSEKNPNLKREVSGLLSVKYKNEYDYYDSDDENDMIEFPDFGFIGDYYVPKYLLEKHKIYNDCNISATAIFKGDKWKVISIEKL; via the coding sequence ATGAAGATGATTTCCAATCTGCAGAATGGTATATCGAAAGATTTTCTGATTATATATTCACAAATTAATCTGTTACGTCCTAAAATTGATAGTAATTATAGTGTAATTCAAAAGGCAGAAGATTTAAGTAAAAAGGAAAATCATTCTGAAGCAATTCAAATTTTTCAAAACTTAATAATACAGAATAAATTAGAAGAAGTACATCACGAAGCTTATGGCTGGATTATTTATAGGTATTTAAAGTCAGATATAAATCAATTAAATTCAGTACAAGTCAGAACTTTTTTAAGAGATTATATGAATCTTAAGAATGAAAGACCTTCGATGTTACATTCTATGATTTTAAATTTTGCTCTTAATTTTTCTAAATCGAATACTGATTTTAAATTCTTTAATTTTTTCAAATTATGGGATCCTTCAAATTTAAGACCTGAAGATTTAAAAGATGGCGATAAAGATGGTAACAAAATTCCGTCACTTATTTCTCGTATATGTAGAGAGTTTATAAATTCCAAAGCTGAAATTGATTTGAATTTTTTATTTGATTCAATTAAGTTGGACAATAACAAAATTCTTGATTTTTTCAGAGAACCATATTTTTGGAAGTTGATGAATTTGAATAAAGAAAATAGGTTTAACCAATTATGGTCTTTATTTAATGAATATATCACAAAATATGCGTCTTATGATTCTTCTAAATGGCACTCTGAAATTTTAAATCTAGCAGAAAGATTTATGAAAGAAAATGAGGAGTGGCGCTTTTTTGAGTTTTTTAAACAATGGAATCCAGAAAAATTACGTGATGAGGATTGGAAAGAAACGAAAAAAGAAGAGTTTACTTATAAACCATTAGCGATTAAAGCACTAAAAAAATCTTTTGAATGCATTAAAAAACAAAATAATGAGCAAAATCTTAATTGGATAATTCCTGCATATCATAAAGCAATTAAGCTTTTTCCAGATGATGAATGGATTTTAAGAGAAAAAGCATTAATTCATATAAAAAGTAAGCAGTTTGAAGAAGCAATTTCTATTTATAAAAAACTGGTTCTTGAATTGGCTAATAGCTATTATATCTGGAGCGAATTAGCAAAATGTGTTGAAAACGATAATAAATTAAAAATTGGATTATTAGCAAAAGCTGCATCATTAGAGAAAAATGAAGATTTTTTAGGAGAAATTCGCTTACAGTTAGCTAAACTTTTCGTCTATGAAAATCTTCCAGAAAATGCAATTGTAGAATTAAATACTTATAAAACTTCTAGAGAGAAAAATGGTAAAAGTGTTAAGGAAGAGTATTTCAGTTTAATAAATAGCATTGCTGTTATTGAAACTAATCTGACAAACAATTTTAAAATTTATGCAAGCTATATCCCAATAGCAGAAGATTTTACGTATGCTGATTTTGAATGGTATGAAGTTGTTTTAGTTGATCAATGGAAAAATGACAAAGGCAAAGATAAAATGCTTTTCATTAATGGAGATAAAATTGAATTTGTTTTAAGTAAAAGTCGTTTCAACATTTTAAAAAATGCAAATCTAGGTCAGGTTTTTAATTTCAAATTGCATCAACAAATAATAAAAAAAGAGGTAGAGAATACATATTCTTGGCAACCTAAAAAAATAATAGAAGAAGTTAAATATATTCCTTTGGTTATTAAATCATCAAGTAAACATTCCTACGAGATATTAGAAGATACTTTTGCCTATGTTGAATATATTAACAAGGAAAAACAAATTGTACACGCTATTACTTACGATAATGTAGAAATATTTTTTCCTCAATCAAATGACAATTTTCAAATCGGTGATTTTATCACAGCTAAGAGATTCAATAAAATTATAAAAGGAGAAAAACGATCAGAGTTAAGGGAAATTAAAAAAATAGAGAAGAGTTTAGCGATTAATCATTTTAATAAATCTATCGCTCTTGTTGATGGAGTAAACAATGAAAAGCAGTTGTTTCATTTTATTGTTGATAGAAATACAGAAGGTATTATAAAATTTGATGCGACACCCCTACGACCTAATGAAGGTGATTTTATTGAAATAATTTATTCGAAAAAGAAAGATAAGAGTAATAAATTTAGACTAAACGTATTAGATATAAAGAATTCTTCGGAAAAAAATCCGAATTTAAAAAGAGAGGTCTCAGGCCTATTATCCGTAAAATATAAAAATGAATATGATTATTATGATTCTGATGATGAGAATGATATGATTGAATTTCCTGATTTTGGATTTATT